GCGCAGATGGAGGCCGACCTGGTCGCGGCGCGGTACACGGTGGCCCAGATGGAGAAGGAGCTCGCCATGGTCGACGCCGACCTGAGCTACGCGCGTTCCCAGGTCGCCCGCACCGAACGCCTCTACAACACCGGCGCCGTCTCCCGACAGGAGTACGAGAGCGACCGGGCGCTGGCAGCATCCACCGGCGCCAAACGCGATGCCGCCGCTGCCAAGCTCGAGCAAGCCCGGGCGAGCGAGATCGCGGCACGGAAGAAGCTCGAGGCGGCGGACTCCATGGTCTCGCAGAGCCAGGCGGTTTTGCGCACCGCGACCATAGTTCGCGACTACGTGGAGATCACCACGCCCAACGCGGGCTACGTGGTGAAGCGTCTCGTGGCGCCGGGCGTCCTCGTCCAGCCCGGGATGGCCATCCTCAAGGTCGCCCAGGTGGATCGCGTCCGGCTTCAAGCCAACGTCGGGGAGAAGGACGTGGCGTCCATCCGGGTCGGCTCGCCGGTGACGGTGACGACGACGGCCGCCGGCCAGCCTCCCATCGTCGCGCGCGTCACCGCGGTCTTCCCCTTCGTGGACCAGGGACCGCGGACGGCGGTGGTTGAGGCCCTCGTGAACAATCCCGGCCGCCGGTTCCTGCCGGGCCAGTACGTGAGCATGCAGTTCGTGACCGGCGAGCGAAAACAGGCGCTCACGGTTCCCCGCGGGGCGGTTAGCCGAATGGGCGGGAAGGGGACGATATGGGTGGTGAAGGATGGACGGGCCGAGCCCCAGCCGGTGACCACCGGGCTGGAAGGCCCCGAGCGGGTGGAGATCTCCCAGGGGCTCACGGGGGACGAACGGATCGTCCTCCGTGGTCACGAGGGGCTCTATGCCGGCGCGCGGGTCAGCGAGGCCTCGGGCGCCGCAACGGGCAGTCCGGACGAGTCCGGTTCGCAGAAGACGATGCCGGACATGCCCGGGATGCCGGGCATGAAAGGCGCAGACCCGGTCGCCACGCCAAAGGAGGGGGATCATGTCGGCCATTAGGGTCGCTGAGAGCCGTCTTGCTTGCTACCTTTCCGCCGGCGGGATGACGATCGCCGTGCTGCTGCTCGTCGTCTCCGTCGCCGCCCAGCCGCTGCCGCGGATCGAGGGCCCATTGACGGTCGACCAGGCGGTGGACCTCGCGCGAGCGAGGAATCTGCGGCTCAAGGCCGCGAACGCCGACGCGCGCGTGATGGATTCCATGCGCCGCGAAGCCCTGGCGCCCTTCTGGCCGCAACTCTCCGCCAACGGCTATTTCAATGACCAGCGGATGGCGCCGAACGTGTTCACCTCCGTCGGAAACACCATGGCCCGTAACTACCAGGTCTTCAATGCGGATCAGACCAAGGACGCCAACTTTACCGCCATGTACCCCCTCTTCTCCGGGGGCCGCGACTACTACGGGTACCAGGCGGCGGCCCGGCGAGCCGAGGCGGGAGAGGAGATGCGGCGGGGGACAGAGGTCGACGTGGCGATGCAGGCGCGGCTCGACTACATTGCCGCGCTCCGCGAAGGCGAGAATCTGCGCGTGACCGGCGATCTGGTGCGCGGCATCGTGGAACGCCTGCGGGTAAGCCGAGAAGCCTTCGAGGCCGGCCGCGTCCCACGCTTCTACCTACTGCGGGATGAGGCCGAGCACGCCAACGCCATCCAGATGGAAGCCATGGCGCAAAGTCGGACGGAGCAGGCGCTGGTCGCGCTCAAGACGACCCTTGGCGTGGACCTCTCCTCGCCGATCACGCTGACCGATCGGCTGGAGTACGCCCCAGTATCCGTGTTCGTCGACGAGGGGATCCGGCAGGCGAGCGAGGCCCACCCCGAGATCAAGGCTGTCATCAAACAGCGGGAGGCGGCGCAGGCCGAGGTGCGCTCCGCTTACGGCAACTATTTCCCGCAGGTGGGGCTGAGCTACATGTACGACGGCCAGTGGCTCAAGAACCGAAATGAAAACTCCACGACGGCGAACGGACATTCCGTCGGTGTCGTGGTGACGCTGCCGCTCTTCGACGGGTTTCTCCGCGAGAACGCGCTGAAGACGGCCAAGGCCAAGCTCGAGCGGGCCGAGCACGCCGAAGGGCTAATGCGCCAGCAGATCGCCCGAGACGTCAACCAGGCCGCCCTGATGCTGCGGGCGGCCCAGAAGAGCGTGGAGGCCAGCGAGAAGGGTCTCACGCAGGCGGAAGAGGAGTTCCGCGTCGTCAAGGAGCGTTTCGAGAGCGGGCGGGGGATACAGCTCGAGATCCTGGACGCGCAGGTGAGCGTCACCCGCGCACGGTTCAACTCGGTCTCGTCGCTCGCCGAGTTCAACAGCGCCCTGGCCATGTGGCTCAGGGCGACGGGCCGGGTCCGCTGACCCTGGCAATCATCAACCACGGAGGACGACATGAACCGAGCAGGCCGCATTCTTGCTGGAGCTCTGGTGTTGACCTTCGTCATCGGCGCCACGGCATGGGGCGAGCAGAAGGTGACGATCACGCGGGAGGAGAACAAACCGAAGAACGTCGACGTCAAGGTCGGCGAGGACGTGCGCTTCATCAACTTTTCGGCGCAGACGGCCCACGTGTGGTTCGGCGGGGAGGACGCGCCGCGGTTCTTCGTGCCTGCCGGCAGCGGGGGCGCCAAGGTGAAGTTCGAGAAGCCCGGCACCTACGAGTATTCGGTGCACATCACGGGTGGCAAGGTCCACGCCCACACGGGAAGCGTGGTCGTGAAGTAAGCGGCGAACCGACAGCAGGAGGGGGCACAACGGCGTGTCACAATTGCTAGCGCAGGAGGTGGCGATGCGTGCGAGGAGAAGTGCCCTGGTCGGATGGCTGGGCGGGTTGGCGTCCGGCCGCGTCGTAGGATGGATCCCATGACGAGCCATTCCGAGCACCGGCATAGCCATGCCCCGCGGGCGACGATGGCGAAGGATCCCGTGTGCGGCATGAACGTGACACCAGGAGAGGCCGGCGGAGGCCACGCGGAGCATGCCGGACGGACTTACTGGTTTTGCTCGGCGTCGTGCCGGCAAAAGTTCACCGCCGATCCCGGCCGGTACATGGGTGCGCCCCCGCCTGCCGCCCCGCCGCCGGCCGACGAGCGCATCTACACCTGCCCGATGCACCCCGAGATCCGACAGAAAGGGCCGGGGACGTGCCCGAAGTGCGGCATGGCGCTCGAGCCGGTCGACGTGAGCGTGGAGGAGGGCCCGAGCGCCGAGCTCGCCGACATGACCCGGCGATTCTGGGTGAGCCTGGCTCTGACGGTGCCGGTTTTCCTGATCGCCAGCGGCGAGATGCTGACTCCGCGTCTCGTCGCACTCGTGAGCGGGTCGGCGCGGCTCTGGACCCAGCTCGTCCTCAGCGCGCTCGTGGTCCTCTGGGGCGGGTGGCCGTTCTTCGTCCGCGGCTGGCACTCCGTGGTGTCGCGCAGCCTCAACATGTTCACGCTGATCGCCCTGGGCACCGGGGCCGCGTTCGCCTACAGCGTCATCGCGGTTCTTGTACCGGACGCGCTGCCGCACGGCTTGCGTCACGATGGGCTGCCGCCAGTCTATTTCGAGGCAGCCGCCGTGATCACCACGCTCGTGCTGCTCGGCCAGGTGCTGGAGCTCCGGGCGCGGAGCGCCACCTCCGGCGCCATCCGCGCGCTGCTGGGGCTCGCCCCGAAGACGGCGCGGCGGGTGCGGCCCGACGGGGTGGAGGAGGACGTGCCCCTCGGCCACGTCCGGGTGAGCGATCGCCTGCGTGTACGGCCGGGCGAGCGCGTGCCCGTGGACGGCGTGGTGCTGGAAGGCCGGAGCGCGGTGGACGAGTCCATGATGACAGGGGAGTCGATCCCGGTGGAAAAGGGCTCGGGTGGTCGCGTCACGGGCGGGACAGTGAACGGCACGGGCAGCTTCGTGATGCGCGCGGAGCGGGTCGGCGCCGATACCCTCCTCGCACAAATCGTCCGGCTGGTCGCCGAGGCCCAGCGGAGCCGCGCCCCCATACAGCGCCTGGCCGATCT
Above is a genomic segment from Candidatus Methylomirabilota bacterium containing:
- a CDS encoding TolC family protein; the encoded protein is MSAIRVAESRLACYLSAGGMTIAVLLLVVSVAAQPLPRIEGPLTVDQAVDLARARNLRLKAANADARVMDSMRREALAPFWPQLSANGYFNDQRMAPNVFTSVGNTMARNYQVFNADQTKDANFTAMYPLFSGGRDYYGYQAAARRAEAGEEMRRGTEVDVAMQARLDYIAALREGENLRVTGDLVRGIVERLRVSREAFEAGRVPRFYLLRDEAEHANAIQMEAMAQSRTEQALVALKTTLGVDLSSPITLTDRLEYAPVSVFVDEGIRQASEAHPEIKAVIKQREAAQAEVRSAYGNYFPQVGLSYMYDGQWLKNRNENSTTANGHSVGVVVTLPLFDGFLRENALKTAKAKLERAEHAEGLMRQQIARDVNQAALMLRAAQKSVEASEKGLTQAEEEFRVVKERFESGRGIQLEILDAQVSVTRARFNSVSSLAEFNSALAMWLRATGRVR
- a CDS encoding efflux RND transporter periplasmic adaptor subunit codes for the protein MSSRAGSGSAVLKVVMLVVLIAVGSWAVRANLKPDRPAMDVSMRVTSGNTPFPVSLAAVERGPIVGTVVYTGSVAPFNEEDVFPRVTGRIVEMPVYPGDAVRPGQVVARLDSVELSSRVREAEAALATAQASRAQMEADLVAARYTVAQMEKELAMVDADLSYARSQVARTERLYNTGAVSRQEYESDRALAASTGAKRDAAAAKLEQARASEIAARKKLEAADSMVSQSQAVLRTATIVRDYVEITTPNAGYVVKRLVAPGVLVQPGMAILKVAQVDRVRLQANVGEKDVASIRVGSPVTVTTTAAGQPPIVARVTAVFPFVDQGPRTAVVEALVNNPGRRFLPGQYVSMQFVTGERKQALTVPRGAVSRMGGKGTIWVVKDGRAEPQPVTTGLEGPERVEISQGLTGDERIVLRGHEGLYAGARVSEASGAATGSPDESGSQKTMPDMPGMPGMKGADPVATPKEGDHVGH